A genomic segment from Fusarium fujikuroi IMI 58289 draft genome, chromosome FFUJ_chr04 encodes:
- a CDS encoding related to prenylcysteine lyase: protein MYLTSTLPLALLGAFASVLCRAEDVHNVAIIGAGAAGSSAAFHLWQYAIEEDIAINITIFEKTDRIGGRTLTVPAYDDPSMPIELGASIFVGANHILANASERYHLPVSEPHRLEKDDMTVIWDGYEFVFQTTERSWAWWDLAKMFWRYGLAPYRSKQIVDAMVKHFLKLYEAPYFPFKSLTRRAEQLGWNDITSITGEQMLKRNEIDPRFAREILQVGTRVNYASNLAHIHGLETLVSLATDNAMSVDSGNWRIFEHMVIESGASISRNTTVASIEKVQKKTRSSSPVYVITTKDASSKDGTSKEYGVEFDNVIIANPWQFSKIKAGEGVLDRKIDEIPYTKLHVTLFASPLELSPEFFGLKAGSKAPATVYTTLGEDEEPRKGAEGVGRTGFYSVSTLKYLANPKTYQKERVYKIFSPTPITADFLTRLLGTDIPDSVISGKLQDDANTSNPISWYHSHWFNSYPIELPRVTFEDPVIGEGVYYTSGIESFVSCMETSALMGKNVARLAVDKFAGISRPEPPTEWEGYEADDEEEGGIRAQAGSEL, encoded by the exons ATGTATTTAACCAGCACGCTACCTTTGGCTCTGCTCGGCGCCTTCGCAAGTGTCCTGTGTAGAGCAGAAGATGTTCACAACGTTGCCATCATTG GGGCCGGAGCAGCTGGGTCGTCAGCAGCCTTCCATTTGTGGCAATATGCTATAGAAGAGGATATTGCTATTAATATCACCATCTTTGAAAAGACGGATCGCATCGGAGGCCGTACATTGACAGTCCCTGCGTATGATGACCCTTCTATGCCCATCGAGCTCGGCGCGTCTATCTTTGTTGGCGCCAATCATATTCTTGCCAACGCCAGTGAACGCTATCATCTCCCAGTGAGCGAGCCCCACCGtctcgagaaggatgataTGACTGTTATATGGGATGGCTATGAGTTCGTGTTTCAGACGACCGAGAGGTCTTGGGCATGGTGGGATCTGGCCAAGATGTTCTGGAGATATGGGCTCGCACCCTACAGGTCTAAACAAATCGTGGATGCCATGGTCAAACATTTCCTTAAGTTATACGAAGCCCCTTACTTTCCTTTCAAGTCGCTCACTCGGAGAGCCGAACAGTTGGGATGGAATGACATTACAAGTATAACGGGAGAGCAGATGTTAAAGCGAAAC GAAATTGATCCTCGTTTCGCCCGTGAGATCTTACAGGTTGGGACACGTGTCAACTATGCTTCAAACCTGGCACATATTCATGGTCTGGAGACTCTA GTTTCTTTGGCAACCGACAACGCGATGTCTGTGGACAGCGGCAACTGGCGTATCTTTGAGCATATGGTGATAGAGAGCGGCGCTTCTATCTCACGCAACACGACCGTGGCTTCAATCGAAAAAGTCCAAAAGAAAACGCGGTCATCTTCGCCAGTGTATGTCATCACAACGAAAGATGCCAGCTCAAAGGACGGCACTTCGAAAGAATATGGTGTCGAGTTTGATAacgtcatcatcgccaacccCTGGCAGTTCAGTAAGATAAAAGCTGGAGAGGGTGTTCTCGATCGCAAAATCGATGAGATCCCCTATACCAAACTGCACGTTACACTCTTTGCATCACCATTGGAGCTTAGTCCCGAATTCTTTGGCTTGAAGGCCGGAAGCAAAGCGCCCGCTACTGTCTACACTACTCttggtgaagacgaagaacCAAGAAAAGGGGCTGAGGGGGTCGGTCGTACTGGCTTCTACTCTGTCAGCACATTGAAATATCTCGCCAACCCTAAGACATATCAGAAGGAACGTGTCTATAAGATCTTCTCGCCCACACCCATCACTGCTGATTTCCTTACGCGTCTTTTGGGCACCGATATCCCAGATTCTGTGATTTCTGGAAAGTTACAGGATGATGCAAATACATCCAATCCCATCTCTTGGTATCATTCTCACTGGTTCAACTCTTACCCCATTGAGCTCCCTCGTGTCACATTTGAGGACCCTGTTATCGGTGAGGGCGTATACTACACGTCTGGTATTGAGAGCTTCGTGTCATGTATGGAAACCAGTGCTTTGATGGGTAAGAATGTGGCCCGGTTGGCTGTAGATAAATTTGCTGGTATTTCTCGCCCGGAACCACCTACTGAATGGGAGGGATATGAAgccgatgacgaagaggagggaggCATTCGTGCTCAGGCTGGAAGTGAACTTTGA
- a CDS encoding related to C.cardunculus cypro4 protein, with protein sequence MFALRGIGKLIFGSSTQEALIELPQGQLYLVRPLSPKGYSELIFRDSAIRIRRTNQEFQYQLVVQRVFEEGEAELLAEEEGEDAEIDALASEKDEKTFLLDEALFFRSEIRESGDKVLAWKDLSGDTGDLFQFVCDPSVTTSQVQQFVQVAQQCQYERKYRKSHSTATASDLQQFEFEEEDPIPPASPLHSPTLARSIESVDDMLSKTQANSAAKREPAFVPEQEIEAPVLTGPDASNPPEPLDIYAAVVAELHVFDPQPGHFALVDDSIIAQVSEVGKWEYWLQIESNDKAYLGTPVVADFNPVFDFEYLSFVFNHFSSDGTARSWLLRFKDQPTLEKFQEAIMQAIWEKLNETKWTKMQDKEREYVLDAFGDLTMEDAPSTEEEEEEEEEEEELEDDRAQEEEYDTDEENDSSFPKNADGEVNSQLAVGYKHDRSFVVRGSKIGVFKHTPNNHLEFSTNISKVTTPSGKLMNPKKVMLHSEDRDLILQNEIDPNKLYRMDLEYGKVVDEWNVHDDIPVVTFAPENKFAQMTSEQTFLGVSNNALYRVDPRLSGNKLVDADMKQYASKNDFSALATTEKGYIAVASNKGDIRLFDRLGIRAKTQLPALGDPITGIDVSADGRWILGTTKNYILLVDAQQKSGKNEGKLGFEKPFAANDKPHPRRLALTPEHVAQFYHETGKPVDFTPAKFNTGEGAEETSIITATGPYIIEWNLKRILRGMKAAYKIKRYEEEVKADDFKYGSDKNVIVALPNEVNMVAKQSLRKPTRESIIGNVRLSDSRRGSGRIGTRDSGRYKLGKDDIVNAPY encoded by the exons ATGTTCGCCTTACGAGGAA TCGGCAAACTGATATTCGGTTCAAGCACGCAGGAGGCACTGATCGAGCTTCCACAGGGACAGCTCTACCTTGTTCGACCTTTATCTCCCAAGGGCTATTCCGAACTCATTTTTCGAGACTCCGCTATCCGCATCCGACGCACAAATCAGGAGTTCCAGTATCAGCTTGTTGTTCAACGCGTCTTTGAAGAAGGTGAGGCAGAGCTtcttgccgaagaagagggtgAAGACGCCGAAATCGACGCCCTCGCATCTGAGAAAGACGAGAAGACCTTCCTACTCGACGAGGCTCTATTTTTCCGTTCTGAGATTCGCGAGAGTGGTGACAAAGTTCTTGCTTGGAAGGATTTAAGCGGTGATACTGGTGACCTCTTCCAGTTCGTTTGTGACCCTTCTGTTACAACATCTCAGGTGCAGCAGTTTGTGCAAGTTGCTCAGCAGTGCCAATACGAGCGCAAGTATCGCAAGTCGCACTCTACAGCAACAGCCTCCGACCTTCAGCAGTTCGAATTCGAGGAAGAGGACCCGATACCGCCTGCTAGTCCCCTGCATAGCCCAACGTTGGCTCGATCTATCGAATCTGTCGACGATATGTTATCTAAGACCCAAGCAAATTCCGCTGCTAAGCGTGAGCCTGCCTTTGTGCCCGAACAGGAAATCGAAGCCCCAGTCTTGACTGGTCCGGACGCTAGCAACCCTCCCGAGCCTCTGGATATATATGCCGCTGTTGTGGCTGAACTCCATGTTTTTGACCCTCAGCCCGGTCATTTCGCTCTCGTTGATGATTCCATAATTGCTCAAGTCTCAGAAGTTGGAAAATGGGAATACTGGCTCCAGATCGAGTCGAACGATAAGGCGTATCTGGGTACTCCTGTCGTCGCTGACTTCAACCCTGTCTTTGATTTTGAATATCTCTCTTTCGTCTTCAATCATTTCAGTAGTGATGGAACTGCGCGATCATGGCTCCTCAGATTTAAGGATCAGCCCACCTTGGAAAAGTTTCAAGAAGCGATTATGCAAGCCATTTGGGAGAAGCTGAACGAGACCAAGTGGACGAAGATGCAAGACAAAGAACGCGAATATGTTCTTGACGCATTTGGCGATCTAACGATGGAAGATGCGCCTTccactgaggaagaggaggaggaggaagaggaagaagaagagctagAGGATGATCGCGCGCAAGAGGAGGAGTACGACACAGATGAGGAGAACGATAGCAGCTTCCCCAAGAACGCTGATGGTGAGGTCAACTCGCAACTGGCTGTTGGTTACAAGCATGACCGCTCATTCGTCGTTCGCGGCTCCAAGATTGGTGTATTCAAACATACACCCAACAATCACCTCGAATTCTCCACGAATATTTCCAAAGTCACAACTCCTTCAGGCAAACTCATGAACCCGAAGAAAGTCATGCTGCACAGTGAGGATCGAGATCTCATCTTACAGAATGAGATTGACCCCAACAAGCTCTACCGTATGGACCTTGAGTATGGAAAGGTTGTGGATGAGTGGAACGTTCACGATGACATCCCCGTTGTCACATTTGCCCCCGAGAACAAGTTTGCGCAGATGACCTCTGAACAGACCTTCTTGGGCGTCTCAAACAATGCTCTTTACCGAGTTGATCCCCGTCTATCCGGtaacaagcttgttgatgccGATATGAAGCAATATGCCTCGAAGAACGACTTCTCTGCCCTCGCAACTACTGAAAAGGGCTACATTGCTGTTGCAAGTAATAAGGGTGACATTCGTCTCTTTGACCGGCTCGGCATTCGAGCCAAGACACAGCTTCCTGCTCTTGGTGACCCCATCACTGGTATTGACGTTTCTGCCGATGGCCGGTGGATCTTGGGAACAACCAAGAACTACATCCTGCTTGTTGACGCCCAACAGAAGTCTGGAAAGAACGAGGGTAAGCTTGGTTTCGAGAAGCCTTTCGCTGCCAATGACAAGCCGCATCCTCGACGACTCGCCCTTACCCCTGAGCATGTCGCCCAGTTCTACCACGAGACTGGGAAACCCGTTGATTTTACTCCTGCCAAATTCAATACTGGAGAGGGCGCAGAGGAGACAAGTATCATCACTGCAACTGGTCCCTACATCATCGAATGGAACCTAAAGCGAATCCTTCGGGGTATGAAGGCAGCTTACAAGATTAAGCGTTATGAAGAGGAGGTCAAAGCGGACGACTTCAAATACGGCTCGGACAAGAACGTCATTGTTGCTTTGCCCAACGAAGTAAACATGGTTGCAAAACAAAGCCTAAGGAAACCCACCCGCGAGAGCATCATTGGTAACGTTCGACTGAGTGATTCGCGTCGAGGTTCTGGACGCATCGGGACTCGAGACAGTGGCCGATACAAACTTGGAAAGGACGACATTGTCAATGCACCTTATTGA
- a CDS encoding probable TPS1-alpha,alpha-trehalose-phosphate synthase, 56 KD subunit: protein MPGAVDENGQAAPGRLLLLSNRLPITIKRSEDGSYSFSMSSGGLVTGLSGLSKTTSFQWYGWPGLEVPDNEVEGMKQRLKDEYGAHPVFIDDELADRHYNGFSNSILWPLFHYHPGEITFDESAWAAYQEVNRLFAKTVIKDVQDGDLIWVHDYHLMLLPQMLREEIGESKKNVKIGFFLHTPFPSSEIYRILPVREALLTGLLDCDLIGFHTYDYARHFLSSCSRILECPTTPNGVDWNGRFVTVGAFPIGIDPDNFVEGLKKPKVQERIAALSRKFEGVKLVVGVDRLDYIKGVPQKLHALEVFLTEHPEWIGKIVLVQVAVPSRQDVEEYQNLRAVVNELVGRINGKFGTIEFMPIHFLHQSVTFDELTALYAVSDVCLVSSTRDGMNLVSYEYIATQQKNHGVMILSEFTGAAQSLNGSLIVNPWNTEELANALHDAVTMSPEQREANYKKLERYVFKYTSAWWGASFVSEMTRLSTEGSQPKTLRNVSGAVIGLEQKAQQAVADLEKKAEELLTIDEKKEANSQTEPSQ from the exons ATGCCCGGTGCTGTCGATGAGAATGGCCAAGCTGCCCCAGGCCGCCTGTTGCTGCTCTCCAATCGATTGCCCATCACAATTAAGCGATCGGAAGATGGTAGCTATTCGTTTTCCATGTCTTCTGGAGGTCTTGTCACGGGTCTCAGTGGTCTTAGCAAAACCACCAGTTTCCAGTGGTATGGTTGGCCAGGTCTCGAGGTACCTGACAACGAAGTCGAGGGTATGAAGCAACGACTGAAAGACGAGTACGGCGCGCACCCGGTTTTTATCGACGATGAACTTGCCGACAGACATTACAATGGGTTCTCTA ACTCAATTCTTTGGCCTCTTTTCCATTACCACCCTGGTGAGATTACATTCGACGAGTCCGCTTGGGCCGCATATCAAGAAGTCAACCGCCTCTTTGCCAAGACCGTTATCAAGGATGTGCAAGATGGTGACCTTATTTGGGTTCATGACTACCATTTGATGCTCCTCCCCCAAATGCTTCGTGAGGAGATCGGCGAATCGAAAAAGAACGTCAAGATtggcttcttcctccatACACCATTCCCCAGCAGTGAAATTTACAGAATTCTACCTGTCAGAGAAGCACTCCTTACTGGACTTCTTGACTGCGACCTTATTGGTTTCCATACATACGACTACGCTCGTCACTTCCTTAGCAGTTGCTCCCGCATTCTCGAGTGTCCCACGACCCCCAACGGTGTCGATTGGAATGGTCGTTTTGTGACAGTTGGCGCCTTCCCTATCGGAATCGATCCCGATAACTTCGTTGAAGggctgaagaagccaaaagtACAAGAACGTATCGCTGCGCTCAGCCGAAAGTTCGAGGGTGTCAAGCTCGTCGTCGGAGTCGATCGCTTGGATTACATCAAGGGTGTTCCTCAGAAACTACACGCTCTTGAGGTGTTCCTGACTGAGCATCCGGAATGGATTGGAAAAATCGTCCTGGTTCAGGTTGCTGTTCCTTCGCGACAAGACGTTGAAGAGTATCAGAATCTCCGTGCTGTGGTCAACGAACTGGTCGGCCGTATCAACGGAAAGTTTGGTACCATTGAGTTCATGCCCATTCACTTCCTCCACCAATCCGTCACTTTCGACGAGCTTACTGCCCTGTATGCTGTATCTGACGTCTGTTTGGTCTCATCCACTCGAGACGGTATGAACTTGGTGTCCTACGAATACATTGCGACACAACAGAAGAACCACGGCGTCATGATTTTGAGCGAATTCACAGGTGCTGCTCAATCGCTCAATGGCAGTCTCATCGTCAATCCTTGGAACACAGAAGAACTTGCCAATGCTTTACATGACGCTGTTACCATGAGCCCCGAACAACGTGAAGCCAACTACAAGAAGCTCGAACGTTATGTCTTCAAGTACACAAGTGCTTGGTGGGGTGCTAGCTTTGTCTCTGAAATGACCCGTCTTAGCACGGAGGGTTCTCAACCCAAGACCCTGCGCAACGTCTCTGGGGCTGTAATCGGACTGGAGCAGAAAGCCCAACAGGCTGTCgctgatcttgagaagaaggccgaggaaCTATTAACaattgacgagaagaaggaagccaATTCGCAGACAGAGCCTTCTCAATAA
- a CDS encoding related to nucleolar 100K polymyositis-scleroderma protein — protein sequence MEQSQDFKSLQESVQKSLISTIKTVNRIAAEDLSFQRTVNPSVGQLLEDRTSRILELSTQLLLTAGKACGVKAPKLEDVEDIEMNWRGVVDVVDSSLEKADTALDEYTGLVKRKEPTLPDPANKSKKPKSTNKVIRNANMTKPQLLFERKPDNFAPAPWKPMLTSKPNAKLSLEESLKVVPNEAGTPQYQHPYEHEIVRMSYPKRVFKESEPIMYQPVETTAVTFVDTYEGILEMLEELKGAKEIAIDLEHHDFRSYVGLVSLMQISTREKDWIVDTLQPWRHKLEVLNQVFTDPNIVKVFHGAYMDMVWLQRDLGLYVNGLFDTFFACEQLHYPAKSLAYLLSKFVDFDADKQYQLADWRIRPLPEEMMYYARSDTHYLLYIYDRVRNELVAASDRGDVNKDYIGRAVEKSKEQSLSRYEHPGYDEETGEGSRGWYGYIFKNSHLAFDSEQFAVFRALWRWRDNTARKEDESTNYVLSTRDITEIARINPPDAKALHSLLPLNASLARPRFNEIWEQIKETKAKGGPSLLHFFTSMAPDSVRKNGMPIAARQTTKLPDLDEEITVSRLTRSQLFGDMPISSKWDPSTRPTKTGEELIPFPWQRFIQQGSIKGDVQHDTAAEEVKVPEQTDNVESGAGNAEVEEDDEEFTLRRGQKRKSQAIEESESSEEGTDSSQYDSDEEMQEGGGVIAVEDEPSQKASRSARRKLRKAEEKKAEEERLLRQEAKKIRKAQKKQKKKQDDKTKKFDAVPFDYSKAASVLHSNRDSNSGQADGKGKKKVFDPYSKSADTDIKGARKAPPVRGERSATFKK from the exons ATGGAGCAATCTCAAGACTTCAAGTCGCTCCAGGAGAGTGTCCAGAAGTCGCTTATTTCCACAATTAAGACTGTGAACCGAATCGCCGCCGAAGACCTAAGTTTCCAACGGACAGTCAATCCTAGCGTGGGCCAACTACTCGAAGATCGAACGTCGCGGATCCTCGAACTCTCCACACAACTTCTTCTGACTGCCGGTAAGGCGTGTGGTGTCAAGGCGCccaagcttgaagatgtggAAGACATCGAAATGAACTGGAGGGGCGTCGTTGACGTTGTCGATTCATCACTCGAGAAGGCCGACACAGCCTTGGATGAATACACGGGGCTTGTAAAGAGAAAGGAGCCGACCTTACCTGATCCT GCgaacaagtccaagaagcccaagtccACGAACAAGGTTATCCGAAACGCCAATATGACCAAGCCTCAACTCCTTTTCGAACGAAAGCCTGATAACTTTGCTCCTGCTCCATGGAAACCGATGCTTACGTCGAAGCCAAACGCCAAGTTATCTTTGGAGGAAAGTCTCAAGGTCGTTCCTAATGAGGCTGGCACACCACA ATACCAACATCCTTATGAACACGAAATTGTCCGTATGTCATATCCGAAACGAGTCTTCAAGGAATCCGAGCCCATCATGTACCAGCCGGTCGAAACAACCGCGGTGACTTTTGTCGACACATACGAGGGCATTCTGGAGATGCTGGAGGAACTGAAGGGCGCCAAGGAGATTGCGATAGATCTGGAACACCATGATTTTAGGTCCTATGTTGGACTCGTATCTCTCATGCAAATCAGCACGCGAGAGAAGGACTGGATCGTAGATACTCTACAGCCCTGGCGCCATAAACTTGAGGTTCTGAACCAAGTTTTCACCGATCCCAATATCGTCAAG GTTTTCCATGGTGCATACATGGACATGGTTTGGCTTCAGCGAGATTTGGGACTGTATGTGAATGGTCTCTTCGATACCTTCTTTGCGTGCGAGCAACTTCACTATCCAGCCAAGAGCTTAGCCTATCTATTGTCTAAGTTCGTCGACTTCGATGCAGACAAGCAGTATCAACTGGCTGACTGGAGGATACGCCCACTACCAGAGGAGATGATGTACTATGCTCGGTCCGACACCCACTACCTGCTCTACATCTACGATCGGGTACGAAACGAGCTTGTTGCTGCCTCTGATAGAGGTGATGTCAATAAAGACTACATTGGCCGGGCAGTGGAGAAATCCAAGGAACAGTCACTTTCCCGCTACGAACATCCCGGttatgatgaagagactggTGAAGGCTCTCGTGGCTGGTATGGGTACATCTTCAAGAACTCGCACTTAGCATTCGATAGCGAACAATTTGCTGTCTTCAGAGCCTTGTGGAGGTGGAGAGACAATACCGCCAGGAAAGAGGACGAGAGTACCAACTACGTTCTCAGCACCAGGGATATCACAGAGATTGCCCGAATCAACCCCCCGGACGCAAAGGCCTTACACAGCTTGTTACCCCTGAATGCTTCTCTAGCACGACCGCGTTTCAATGAGATCTGGGAGCAAATTAAAGAGACCAAGGCAAAGGGTGGACCTAGCTTGCTTCATTTCTTTACCTCGATGGCGCCGGATAGCGTGAGAAAGAATGGAATGCCTATTGCAGCCAGGCAAACTACAAAGTTACCGgaccttgatgaagagatcacGGTCAGTAGGCTGACTCGGTCGCAGTTATTTGGCGATATGCCGATCAGCTCTAAATGGGATCCTTCAACGCGACCAACCAAAACTGGGGAGGAGCTTATTCCGTTCCCTTGGCAGAGATTCATACAACAAGGCTCGATTAAAGGAGATGTTCAACATGATACGGCCgccgaagaagtcaaagtcCCTGAGCAAACTGATAATGTGGAGAGCGGAGCTGGCAatgctgaagttgaagaggatgatgaagagtttACGTTGAGGAGGGGCCAGAAGCGAAAGTCGCAAGCGATTGAAGAATCCGAGTCAAGTGAAGAGGGCACGGATTCATCACAATATGATAGTGACGAGGAGATGCAAGAGGGTGGTGGAGTCATCGCTGTCGAAGATGAACCCTCCCAAAAAGCATCCAGGAGTGCGCGCCGCAAGCTTCGCAaggcagaggagaagaaggctgaagaagagcgacTCCTACGACAAGAAGCGAAGAAGATTCGCAAAgctcagaagaagcagaagaagaagcaggacgacaagaccaagaaattTGACGCAGTGCCTTTCGACTATAGCAAGGCTGCATCGGTGCTTCATTCAAACAGGGATTCTAATAGTGGACAGGCAGACggaaagggcaagaagaaggttttCGACCCCTACTCGAAGTCTGCGGACACGGACATCAAGGGAGCACGCAAAGCGCCCCCAGTGAGAGGAGAGCGAAGTGCAACATTCAAAAAATAA
- a CDS encoding probable H+-transporting two-sector ATPase lipid-binding protein precursor, with the protein MASSRVFASRLASQMAVKAARPAVRAPVAAASKRTISGASPLQAMKRQTLLQATSRNAFQVQRRAYSSEIAQAMVEVSKNLGMGAAAIGLTGAGIGIGLVFAALLNGVARNPALRGQLFSYAILGFAFVEAIGLFDLMVALMAKFT; encoded by the exons ATGGCCTCTTCTCGTGTCTTCGCCTCTCGCCTGGCCTCCCAGATGGCCGTCAAGGCCGCTCGCCCTGCTGTCCGAGCCCCCGTCGCTGCTGCCAGCAAGCGAACCATCTCTG GCGCCAGCCCCCTCCAGGCCATGAAGCGTCAGACTCTTCTCCAGGCTACCAGCCGCAACGCCTTCCAGGTCCAGCGCCGTGCCTACTCCTCCGAGATCGCCCAGGCTATGGTTGAGGTCTCCAAGAACTTGGGTATGGGTGCCGCCGCCATTGGTCTGACTGGTGCCGGTATTGGTATCGGTCTCGTCTTCGCCGCCCTCCTCAACGGTGTTGCCCGCAACCCTGCCCTCCGTGGCCAGCTCTTCTCTTATGCCATTCTGGGTTTCGCTTTCGTCGAGGCCATCGGTCTTTTCGATCTGATGGTTGCCCTCATGGCCAAGTTC ACCTAA